The genome window GGTTTCAATTCTGCACTTGAGTTGCTTGATTTTGTGGAGTTTGTGGGAGCAGCGTCGCGTAGAAGGAGAAGAAGAAACAGgcgtgttttttttttctctttcttttagGGAAAATCAAGTTTTCCTTATTAACAAAGAAGCCCTTCAACTTTGACCAAAGAGATAACCATTGAGATACGAGTGCTTAACCGTTTGTTTGAAGATCAAAGAAACTTGAATCAGGTGTTTTCTGTTTCTATTTGTTTCAGTGCTGGTTTTCTATTTGTTTCGATTTCAGTTTCGTTTTAGTCTTGCTTGTGTTATCATGGCAGAAGACGGGAAGGTGCAAATCAAAAAGTTTGACTGGAAAAAGTTTGGTTGGTGGAAGATGCAGATTGAAGCATTACTTTGTCAGAAAGACTTAGATGTAGTGCTCGAGGATGAAAGGCCAGAAAAAATGCCACAAGCAGATTGGGATCGGATAGATAAGAAAGCCAGAGTAGTGATAACGCTTTATCGGGGAATGTTGCATTCAACATCCAGAAGGAGACCTCAGCTAGAGGAATGATGGCAGCATTATCGAATATGTATGAGAAGCCTTCTGCAGCGAACAAGGTTTATCTTATTCGAGAGCTTGTAAATACTAGGATGAGGGAAGGTGATTCAGTCACAGCGCACATCAATAACTTAAACTCGATATTGTCTCGGTTGGTGTCTGTGAACATCAAGTTTGATGATAAGGTTCAAGCCCTATTGTTATTGTCCTCATGACCCGATAGTTGGTCCGAAACCATAACTGCTGTTACGAGCTCTTCAGATACGAGCAAGTTTACATTTGTGAAGATGCGGGATCTTATTCTGGGCGAAGATGTCAAAAGAAGAAATTCAGGTGGATCATCGGGTGATTTAATGCATGTTGGCAGAGGTAGAAAGAATAACAGAAGTAGTGGCAGCAAGAACAGAAAGAGGAGTCAGTCAAGGGCTCGAAATGATGTGACCTGTTGGAACTGTAAAGGGGTTGGACATTTCAGGAATCAATGtccaaatgaaaataaagaaGTTAACGCCATAGTAGACCACCCAGATGATGAAGTTTTGATTTGTAATGTGGAGAGCAGTGTCGATTCCTGGGTTATGGATTCGGGTGCTTCATTTCACGCTACCCACAACAGTGAAGCACTATAGAATCTTAAAATTGGGGATTTTGGTAAGGTACGACTTGCAAATGATGAAGTCCTAGATGTCACAGGCATGGGTGATATTGACTTAGTTACTTTAGTCGGATCTACTTGGACTCTGAGAGACGTGAGAGTCATTCCAGGCTTGAAGAAAATGCTTATTTCAGTCGGGCAGCTGGATGATCAGGGTCACGAGGTTAAGTTCAGTAGTGGACAGTGGAAGGTAATTAAGGGAAATTTAGTAGTTGCACGTGGCAAGAAGAGGGGCTCATTGTACATGGTCAGTGTACCGCCTGAGGGAGAGGTTCTCCCTGTTTAGAAGAAGACCAAGATCTGGTTCACAGAATCTCGTGGGCAGAAGAAGGTTTGCTTTGTAGATGGCAAACCCAGAGTCACAGGTCAGATTCAGGTTGAACGTGCTAGAAAAGGTTCAGTAAAACCAGTGAGGGGCATTCGTGGCAATGGGAGCACGGGTCGTGCTTCAGTCAGAGTTACCAGACGACAGTGGGTTAAGAGAACCAGTATTCCAGCTGTTAAAGTCTCTCAAGTTGATTATCTGCTTTATTCGGAGAGTGTTTATTCTCAGGATATTCCAGGATCGGGCAGTTCCTGTCAGTGGGAGCCGATAGGGACAGAGAACGAGGCACGAGTAGTGACTGATGAGTTGAAGCTCAATGGGAGCTTCAACGGGCCTTCAGATTTTAATTGATGAGAAGGCTACCCACAACTAGCGAAGATGAAATGTTTACAGAGGTACTTATGAATATGAAGTTGCATGGAGTGCAGTTTGAAGTTgtcaaagcctccaagtgggagattgttgggttgtGGAGGATTTGACTAGTAGGGGTGTTCTTTGTTACACTCCTTCTACATCTAGCAGGGGTGTTATGTGTTACACTCCTTCTGCAGCTAGCAGGAGTGTTCTCTGTTAGTATAGTTTAAAGTCAACAACCCTAATTGTAACCCCCTATATATACTTCTCATTCATGTCTGTAACTTGTAAGCACCTAATACAAAGAATAACTAGTTGTGGGAGAGGAGGTAGGTCAGATTAGATcgaaccactataaatcttgTGTTCTTGTGATTAAGAGTGCGTGAGTGTGTGTGCTTGCTGTAGATAGTTCTAGTGTTCGTGTGATTCGTGTTCTGGTCCTAACATGTGGGGTGTGGGGCGTGGGTTTGGGCTGCGGTTTGGGCTTAACGTCGGCTCCTCCACCCCGGGGCAAGCATTGGGCATGGTGTTTCCCCTTTGGCGTGAGGATTGAACCTAGCATGgggcgcggggggggggggggggggggggctgggTGACATGGCTGGTTTTGGTTGGCCGGTTCAATCTAGCTGTTAGGGGTAGCCATTGCCAAACCAAGAAAAAAAATCCTTATGGCTGGCCACGCCAAGTAAAGCCACGCCACACCACACCCCTAATATTTGAGTATTATCTTATGGATCCGACCCTCACCACATATCAAGTAATACCCCCAACCCAAACCCCTTCATATAGTCTAGTAGCATCAGACTAAattgaaacataaagtacaacATTTTAATCTAATAGGTGATGAGGTGGGCCAATATGACATCTTCTTTTCGAACTGCATGTGAAAATGGACTTGAAAAAGGGAAACTTATAACAACCAAATCACAGTAGTAAAAGacagttttttttttatgtttacatTTGTTTacctattatttatttattaatatttttactTAACATAAAAGATATTAAAAAATTTATTTGATACAATTTGTCGAATCCTAAAAAAATTATTAGGAGCTCAACACCTCAGTAAGTAATAAGTGaaccctatttttttttttttttcatttatattGTCTAATCTacggtaaaaaaaaaaattagaatacCCTTGATTATGTAAGAAAGTTCTCAGTCCAATAAAATATCTTTTATGACACAACAAGTTCCACAATAAATCATGATGCTTTATGATGTTCTATTATACGTTTACGTACTATTATGTTTTTCAACGTATACATACATCCTAAAATCAGTTTTATGTCGTTAGAATAACAATTCTAATGTTGTAATCTGTCCTGTAGCACCTAGATTATTGTTATTTATAGTGAGAACCGATATATTGAAACTCAATTACATTACTAACTAATGAGATCGTGTAAATACGAGTTTATGCAAGGTAGGTGATATTTAGCAGTGTTAGACGTAAAAGACTAGTGATAGCTGGATTCGAATAAGAAATTTAACGCAAAGCCCTTCAACGTTAAGGTTGTTATTTTTAAAACTTACTAAAGACTTTTTAATTTTCTTGTTTTATGCTTATATATGAAATCAAATGAAAAACAGTTTTTTTATTCTTTAGTTGTCCTAAGGTCGCATCCTAAGCTGATGACCCAGATTATATCAAAACGTTAAACATACATATAATTAAGTAAAAAGCATATAGTACTTATTTCATTACTTTACAAATACTGATAAACAAAGGAAGCAACAACACCATAAATAGGGTCGCTAGACACCAACCATAAACCGTATTCTGTGTTTTTCTTGCTAAGTTTATTTGTATGGAACCCAAACAACATGATCTTCAGGTAAGAAATGGCAAATCGGAACAGTTCCCGGTTTAACTTTAAGCACTTGAAACGCCAAATGTTTTGGGTTCCATTTTGCAGTGTCAGTATGGCAAACCGCAACCGCATTCACCTTTGTACCGTCCGCACCAACCATAGAAACCGCATAAGCTTGAGTACTAGCGGTTTTATGGCAATAAAAGACCGCGTATGCGTAGTTTTGCTTATGACAAACCACAGCTTTATTCGCCACAAGCTTTTTAGCGACTTCAATTTTGTACTTTTGTAACGGGGTACTTTCTTTAGCGCTTACTTCTGTTGAAATCGCTTTCACATTTTTACCAAGCTTGGTTGTACTAAAATCAACCATGGATTCTAATGAAGTCGCGCAGTATTTCTCCTCACCTTGGATGCCTGTACTCTCACATTCGCTAAGCGTTTGCTTCATGATCTCGGCTTCCATCGAGTCAGGTTTAACTGAGAACTCTTCGTAGATTTGTGGAAGCTTGTTCGACGAAAAGGGTATCGAATCAGCGATTTGTCGAGGTAAAAACGTAGCTTTTTCGTCGTTTTTAGTGAAGTGTAGGTTCATTTCTTTGCCTTGATGCAAATCATTCTCCTTGAAAAACAATGCTACATTTGGATTATCCTTGAGCTGATTCTCGGAAGCAGCATACTTGTAAACAAAAGGATTAGGTCCTTTACGCACACCTACATAAACTGGCTTCCCTTTGTGGCGCGTGTGCACATTTACACCACCTTTTCCAACACCAACATGGGTTCCCTTTCCTGGTTTTCCAGTGTGAACACCGACACCGCCTTTCCCGACACCAACATCTGTCCGTTTTCCTGGTTTTCCAGTGTGAACACCGACACCGCCTTTCCCAACACCAACATCTGTCCGTTTTCCTGGTTTCCCGGTGTGAACGCCGACGCCGCCTTTCCCAACACCAACATCTGTtcgttttcctggttttcctgtaTGAACGCTTACACCGCCTTTTCCTACCCCCACTGCGGTGCTTTTCTCGTCACTCCATTCTGTATATAGAAGATCTTTGATTGATTTTGGCATAGGACTGTTTGGTAACACAGACTTCCAGTATACTTCAGGAGTCACAGCATGACTTCCTAAAAGTGCTACCTGATAAATAAACACAATAAAGAACTGATGTCAACTCCCAAGTTGTCGAATATATATTATACGCGCGTTTATATTTTTcgagaatatatattttatagatTACACAAAATTAATCTTATACGTAGGAATTAAAatcatattttattattaatgtcTGTATATTTTTTGTTTCAATTAATTTGATTATTAACTATATACTACATATATCCAAGTGCCATGAGTTAGTTATAAACCGTTCTAAGAGTTACAAGATATTATATTTTAGTATGCAAGAAATTTGAGCATTTATGCTACTTTCTCACAAAATTTCCTTTTTGTAACACATTGATGTATAAAACCGAAACAATAAAAACCAAAACGAAATAAAACATTCGACAGCCATTTCATGTGTTGCAAAAAACAATTCAAGACACACGCACTTACCGAAAAAAGTGTACAAACGTGGAGAAGAAAGAACCTCATTGGAGAGAAGCTGAAACCGAAACTACAACTGATACTAGGAGTTAattttgatgatgtttgatgagtGGTCGATGTGGAATTTATAAAGTGGGAGATGTTCATTTAATACGTAATGCAACACATACCAATAAGGACGACTGGTTTTAATTATTGCCAACTACTACCTGCAAACTATATTGCGTTAATTAGAGATTGCAAAATCAAAGCGTTTGCGGAATGGTAAGAGATAATTAGATAAATACAATCATGGTTTTAGTTATGGTAACAGAAAAATACAACAAACAACCCATCATATCTAGTTGAATCAATCATGGATACATGTTTGAAAAAATGAATAATGTCTATGAACAAATAATAATTGATGATGAAGAATTTGAAGAAATAGACTATTTACATAATAATGTCTATGAACAAATCATGGATACATGCTTTAGTGGTGGCCACGGGTATTTAATTTCCATCTATGATAGGTCCGGGTGAGTCTTTTCCTCCAGACCTCACGTCCGAGTCtgggtgataggggtttctcattgaggggtttaaattgggtGATAGCGcagacccggttaagacaacgtatgctatACCTCCCGACATTCgcaataattcacacctttcaaaaaaagACTATTTAGTATTAATTTGAAACATGGTTGTGCATTTTGTTTTTATACTTTATGCTTTATGGTTTTTTTTTGTGCTTACTGTTGTTGTGTATTGCTTTGTGGCGTTGTACACTGGTTTGATCTATAAAAGCGGCACGTCTCCCTCATTTCTGCTTTTCACCGCCTGGCCCTTCACCTCCCTGCTCTCCACCGTTGCCGTCTTCTCAGGTGAACTATTCTCATGGTGAGGTGACTAGCATTTTGGTGTTTCCATGTGTTTTAGCCTCCGGTTAACCCTATAGGGTTTTAAggtatgttttcttgtttgtcTCCGAT of Helianthus annuus cultivar XRQ/B chromosome 1, HanXRQr2.0-SUNRISE, whole genome shotgun sequence contains these proteins:
- the LOC110883321 gene encoding BURP domain protein RD22, translating into MNISHFINSTSTTHQTSSKLTPSISCSFGFSFSPMRFFLLHVCTLFSVALLGSHAVTPEVYWKSVLPNSPMPKSIKDLLYTEWSDEKSTAVGVGKGGVSVHTGKPGKRTDVGVGKGGVGVHTGKPGKRTDVGVGKGGVGVHTGKPGKRTDVGVGKGGVGVHTGKPGKGTHVGVGKGGVNVHTRHKGKPVYVGVRKGPNPFVYKYAASENQLKDNPNVALFFKENDLHQGKEMNLHFTKNDEKATFLPRQIADSIPFSSNKLPQIYEEFSVKPDSMEAEIMKQTLSECESTGIQGEEKYCATSLESMVDFSTTKLGKNVKAISTEVSAKESTPLQKYKIEVAKKLVANKAVVCHKQNYAYAVFYCHKTASTQAYAVSMVGADGTKVNAVAVCHTDTAKWNPKHLAFQVLKVKPGTVPICHFLPEDHVVWVPYK